Proteins from a single region of Desulfobacter postgatei 2ac9:
- a CDS encoding cytochrome-c peroxidase, which produces MKKLTGILVSSLFLISAAWAAGGSPTVSSDIEKLGMRLYNDKNMSFNGTQSCRNCHHHFSGFADITNHLDPYTNFVSTGADGVSKGGRNAPSSAYAGFSPILALDEASGEWVGGMFWDGRAAGWDLGDPLAEQAQGPPLNPVEMNMPSKASVINVIRTSDYVNLWIRVFGKGSLDDVDAAYDKFGEAIAAYERSTDITKFTSKFDTVLETDFTAAEQAGKTLFQTNCSSCHSMEAAFDAPAPLFTNYQYANIGVPANPGIPSDEPDLGLGDIVEDSAQNGKFKIPTLRNIALTAPYSHNGVFPTLTAMLQFINDSSKFTPEVEENLSTKVGNLGLTPNQLKEIEAFLMTLTDDY; this is translated from the coding sequence ATGAAAAAGTTGACAGGTATTCTGGTAAGTTCCTTATTTTTAATTTCGGCAGCCTGGGCTGCCGGAGGCAGTCCTACCGTCAGTTCCGATATTGAAAAGCTCGGGATGCGGCTTTATAACGACAAGAACATGTCATTTAACGGCACACAATCCTGCCGGAACTGCCACCATCATTTCAGTGGATTTGCAGATATCACAAATCATCTGGATCCTTATACCAATTTTGTTTCAACGGGCGCAGATGGCGTCAGCAAAGGCGGGCGCAATGCTCCTTCCTCTGCGTATGCCGGATTCAGCCCGATACTGGCTCTGGATGAAGCTTCCGGCGAATGGGTCGGCGGCATGTTCTGGGACGGCCGCGCAGCTGGCTGGGATCTGGGCGACCCCCTTGCCGAGCAAGCCCAGGGACCGCCGTTAAATCCCGTTGAAATGAACATGCCCAGTAAAGCGTCGGTGATAAATGTGATTCGGACTTCAGATTACGTTAACCTCTGGATCCGGGTTTTCGGCAAAGGATCACTTGATGACGTGGATGCTGCCTATGATAAATTTGGTGAAGCCATCGCGGCATATGAACGCTCCACTGATATCACCAAATTCACTTCAAAGTTTGACACAGTACTAGAAACAGACTTTACCGCCGCAGAACAGGCGGGCAAGACTCTTTTTCAAACCAATTGTTCCTCATGTCATTCCATGGAGGCGGCCTTTGATGCGCCGGCCCCACTTTTTACCAATTACCAATACGCCAATATCGGTGTGCCGGCCAATCCGGGAATTCCATCAGATGAACCGGATTTAGGTCTGGGGGACATAGTCGAGGATTCAGCCCAAAACGGTAAGTTTAAAATTCCAACTCTCCGCAATATCGCGCTTACAGCCCCTTATTCTCACAACGGCGTATTCCCAACCCTCACGGCAATGCTTCAGTTTATCAATGACAGCAGTAAGTTTACACCGGAAGTGGAAGAAAACCTGTCAACAAAAGTTGGAAATCTGGGGCTAACACCAAATCAGCTGAAAGAGATCGAAGCCTTTTTAATGACCTTGACAGATGATTATTAA
- the cmoA gene encoding carboxy-S-adenosyl-L-methionine synthase CmoA — protein sequence MNKDRVFAEKLTTITPFRFNEKVARVFDDMLVRSVPLYGEALKQQARIARQFYQNGTRIFDLGCSHGNLGVLLLECFGSTAFKMTGVDSSWPMIQRFQKRLSVHDSQGCITLACACIEDIVMLNASVVVINLTLQFLDPEKRDRLIQSAFKGLCKGGILLLTEKTVHADPQMKALEQEYYYQFKRENGYTDLEISQKRDALERVLVPETVAEHENRIQNAGFSVFNVWLKWFNFTSMIAVK from the coding sequence ATGAATAAAGACAGGGTATTTGCAGAAAAACTGACCACCATCACACCTTTCAGGTTCAACGAAAAAGTCGCCCGGGTATTTGACGATATGCTGGTCAGATCAGTACCTCTGTACGGCGAAGCACTTAAACAACAAGCAAGAATTGCCCGGCAGTTTTATCAAAACGGCACACGGATCTTTGATCTGGGATGTTCCCATGGCAACCTGGGTGTTCTGCTTCTTGAGTGTTTTGGCTCAACTGCATTTAAAATGACCGGCGTTGACAGTTCCTGGCCCATGATCCAGCGATTTCAAAAACGGCTGTCCGTTCATGACAGCCAGGGGTGCATAACTCTTGCCTGTGCCTGTATTGAAGATATTGTGATGTTAAACGCATCTGTGGTGGTTATAAACCTGACGTTGCAGTTTCTTGATCCTGAAAAACGCGACAGGCTTATTCAATCGGCCTTTAAAGGCCTTTGCAAAGGCGGCATATTGCTGCTTACGGAAAAGACCGTTCACGCTGATCCACAAATGAAAGCCCTGGAGCAGGAGTATTACTACCAGTTTAAACGGGAAAACGGCTATACAGATCTTGAAATCAGTCAGAAGCGGGATGCCCTGGAGCGGGTATTGGTTCCCGAGACCGTGGCAGAACATGAAAACCGTATCCAAAACGCCGGATTCTCCGTCTTTAATGTCTGGCTGAAGTGGTTTAATTTTACATCCATGATTGCTGTTAAATAA
- the cmoB gene encoding tRNA 5-methoxyuridine(34)/uridine 5-oxyacetic acid(34) synthase CmoB, with amino-acid sequence MEHFLEKYGHLGWNQWYDALEKLVKKKRAFLESAKGNFEKLKKVVEELPDIYPNVVDLSSDLLSRAVSIGQACQLLPDEKERLYNGLVQLSPWRKGPFDFFGIHVDSEWQSWMKWERLVPHLPSLKNRKILDIGSSNGYYMFKMAASDPMFALGLEPQSYFYYQYCAAQKYLDLKNVFCLPVAYDELPAMDGFFDLVLCMGILYHRKSPVKMLRQIHDSLVPGGRVVVENLVIRGENNYCLFPFDRYAKMRNVFFIPDLSAMEAWLVRAGFSDIRCVDITDTTSEEQRKTQWIQTESLENFLDPEDPEKTVEGYPAPVRAIFLATA; translated from the coding sequence ATGGAACACTTTTTAGAAAAATACGGTCACCTGGGATGGAACCAATGGTATGATGCCCTGGAAAAACTGGTAAAAAAAAAAAGAGCCTTTCTTGAGTCTGCCAAAGGAAATTTTGAAAAGCTTAAAAAGGTGGTTGAAGAACTGCCTGACATTTATCCCAATGTTGTTGATTTGTCATCTGATCTGTTATCCAGGGCCGTCAGCATCGGACAGGCATGCCAGCTTTTACCCGATGAAAAAGAGAGACTTTACAACGGCCTTGTCCAGCTAAGCCCCTGGCGCAAGGGCCCCTTTGATTTTTTTGGTATTCACGTTGATTCCGAGTGGCAATCCTGGATGAAATGGGAGCGTCTGGTGCCCCATCTGCCCAGTCTTAAAAATAGAAAAATTTTAGATATCGGTTCAAGCAACGGCTATTACATGTTTAAAATGGCGGCGTCAGACCCCATGTTTGCTTTAGGCCTTGAACCCCAGAGTTATTTTTATTACCAGTATTGTGCGGCGCAAAAATATCTGGATCTGAAAAATGTATTCTGTCTGCCGGTCGCCTACGATGAGCTGCCTGCCATGGATGGTTTTTTCGATCTGGTGCTGTGCATGGGCATTTTATACCATCGTAAATCCCCGGTGAAGATGCTCAGACAGATCCATGACAGCCTTGTGCCTGGCGGCCGGGTGGTGGTGGAAAATCTGGTCATCCGGGGGGAAAATAATTATTGTCTGTTTCCCTTTGACCGGTACGCTAAAATGCGCAATGTCTTTTTTATCCCGGATCTGTCTGCCATGGAAGCCTGGCTTGTCCGGGCGGGGTTTTCAGATATCAGGTGCGTGGATATCACAGACACCACCTCTGAAGAGCAACGCAAAACCCAATGGATTCAAACGGAATCCCTTGAAAATTTTCTGGATCCAGAAGATCCGGAAAAAACCGTTGAGGGATATCCGGCACCGGTGAGGGCTATCTTTCTGGCAACCGCTTAA
- the rocF gene encoding arginase, with protein sequence MTKPISIIGVPMDFGQMLRGVDMGPAALRYTGLIPKLRRLGHDVKDEGDIPIPVRDDDPAIKGTKDRYVKEITQISQDLYETGCRVMDQGRMPIFLGGDHAIAIGAVASVAVKGPVGLIWVDAHADFNTPQTSPSGNIHGMPLAVLTGDGYPCLVDAGHPGTKISLDNVVMIGQRDLDPGEKKRIKSTDITIFTMRDIDEQGISGIAAKIMVQFAHLKRFHLSLDMDALDPVEAPGVGTPVPGGISYREAHLLMELLADSGKLGSMDLVEINPILDVANKTSKLAVELILSALGKSIL encoded by the coding sequence ATGACAAAACCCATCAGCATTATCGGTGTTCCCATGGATTTCGGTCAGATGCTCCGTGGTGTGGATATGGGTCCGGCAGCGTTACGGTACACCGGATTGATCCCAAAGCTTCGCCGACTTGGGCATGATGTGAAAGACGAAGGGGATATCCCCATCCCCGTGCGTGATGATGATCCTGCCATCAAAGGGACAAAAGACCGGTATGTCAAAGAAATCACCCAGATCAGTCAAGATCTTTATGAAACAGGATGCCGGGTAATGGACCAGGGCCGTATGCCGATTTTTCTGGGTGGTGACCATGCCATTGCCATTGGTGCCGTGGCCTCGGTGGCAGTTAAAGGACCTGTGGGACTGATCTGGGTGGATGCCCATGCCGATTTCAATACCCCGCAAACATCGCCGTCTGGAAACATCCATGGCATGCCACTGGCCGTTCTTACGGGGGACGGCTATCCATGCCTTGTGGATGCAGGACACCCCGGTACAAAAATCTCCCTGGATAACGTGGTCATGATCGGGCAGCGGGATCTGGACCCCGGGGAAAAAAAGCGCATCAAATCCACCGATATCACCATTTTTACCATGCGTGACATTGACGAGCAGGGTATCAGTGGCATTGCCGCCAAAATCATGGTTCAGTTTGCCCACTTGAAACGCTTTCACCTAAGTTTGGATATGGATGCCCTGGATCCGGTTGAGGCCCCGGGGGTCGGCACCCCTGTACCCGGCGGCATCTCCTACCGTGAGGCCCATCTGCTCATGGAGCTGCTTGCGGATTCAGGAAAACTTGGTTCCATGGACTTAGTGGAGATCAATCCCATCCTTGATGTGGCCAATAAAACAAGCAAACTGGCGGTGGAACTGATTTTGTCCGCCTTAGGTAAAAGCATTCTTTAG
- a CDS encoding DEAD/DEAH box helicase has translation MGLNEYITGLKSFKGFAGDIVSHRTFDAQPAAWASPDIFPCFKNDLSPLLAGVGIKHLYTHQARAISLILDRCHTVIATPTASGKSLVYNLPVMDALISDPSAHALYLFPLKALARDQLDTVNKMLAKTGAVFSEPLTAGVYDGDITGYQKTKIRNHPPNILLSNPEMLHLAMLAHHHLWASFFGNLKYIVVDEVHTYRGVMGSNMAWVFRRLLRICRFYGSDPCFIFCSATIANPGQLASELTGLPVTVVDEQGAPCGKKDILMMKGLEGAAQTAITLIHAAVYRNLATIVYTQSRKITELIALWAGQRAKTMADKICAYRAGFLPEERREIEQKLANGELLCVVSTSALELGIDIGNLDLCILVGYPGTMMSTWQRAGRVGRGGNDSAMILIAHEDALDQYFINHPDIFFTMPPETARINPENPQILDRHLDCAAAELSLDADDPMLRPPVVQERVQALGRQGRLLLSRDGNTWFSPRKRPHREVSLRGSGHTIPIFKEETRQSLGEIDRHRSYFETHEGAVYLHRGQTFVVTLFDHLKGVVRAKEEKVSYYTRARSSKNTEIISVEKTCQVKGTRVGFGKLKIREQVTGYEMKSVSGQKSLGIVPLDLPELIYETQGLWIEIPDWIRQRVEMKFLHFMGGIHALEHAAIGMMPLLVMTDRNDLGGISMPFHPQLETAVVFVYDGVPGGLGLTLQAFENAEILMKRTYEAIRDCTCQTGCPACVHSPKCGSGNRPIDKDAAKQILQMLLEQKTGQRESAFVQASGPPLFSDIAVLKKEIHEKKTGVISPKRYAVLDIETRRSAKQVGGWHKAERMGVSCAVLYDSLENDFLVYYQEDMEKLVERLRQMDLVIGFNIIRFDYKVLSGLSRFDFHNLPTLDMLTTVHERLGYRLSLEHLAGQTLGLEKSADGLLALKWWQEGRLDLIVDYCTQDVRVTHELYTYGRDNGFLLFKNKAGHHVRIPVDWKLMSDLT, from the coding sequence GTGGGTCTTAATGAATATATTACCGGATTAAAATCCTTTAAGGGGTTTGCAGGGGATATTGTCAGCCATAGAACATTTGATGCCCAACCTGCAGCATGGGCATCACCGGACATCTTTCCCTGTTTTAAAAATGACTTGTCCCCCCTTCTTGCAGGCGTTGGCATTAAACATCTCTATACCCACCAGGCCCGGGCTATTTCACTCATCCTTGACCGATGTCATACGGTTATTGCAACGCCCACGGCATCGGGTAAAAGTCTGGTGTATAATCTGCCGGTGATGGATGCGCTGATATCCGACCCCAGTGCCCATGCCCTCTACCTGTTTCCCCTCAAAGCCCTTGCCCGGGACCAGTTGGACACCGTTAACAAGATGCTGGCCAAGACAGGTGCTGTGTTTTCAGAGCCCTTGACTGCGGGTGTTTATGACGGGGATATCACAGGGTATCAAAAGACAAAAATCCGCAATCATCCGCCCAATATCCTTTTATCCAATCCGGAGATGCTGCACCTGGCCATGCTGGCCCATCATCATTTATGGGCATCTTTTTTCGGAAACCTTAAATACATCGTGGTGGATGAGGTACACACCTACCGCGGGGTCATGGGCTCAAATATGGCCTGGGTGTTTCGAAGGTTGTTGCGAATTTGCAGGTTTTACGGATCTGACCCCTGTTTTATTTTTTGTTCAGCCACCATTGCCAACCCCGGACAGCTTGCTTCGGAATTGACCGGGTTGCCGGTGACGGTGGTGGATGAACAAGGCGCCCCCTGCGGGAAAAAAGATATTTTAATGATGAAGGGACTGGAGGGCGCGGCTCAAACCGCCATCACACTCATCCATGCCGCCGTATACCGAAATCTTGCCACCATTGTCTACACCCAGTCCAGGAAAATTACCGAACTTATTGCCCTATGGGCGGGACAGCGGGCCAAAACCATGGCGGATAAAATATGCGCCTACAGGGCCGGATTTCTTCCCGAGGAACGGCGGGAGATTGAACAGAAATTGGCCAATGGCGAACTGCTTTGTGTGGTGTCAACGTCTGCGCTTGAGCTTGGCATTGACATCGGCAATCTGGACCTCTGCATCCTTGTGGGGTATCCGGGAACCATGATGTCCACCTGGCAGCGGGCAGGCAGGGTAGGGCGCGGCGGCAATGATTCCGCCATGATCCTTATTGCCCATGAAGACGCCCTGGACCAGTATTTCATCAATCATCCGGACATCTTTTTTACCATGCCCCCGGAAACTGCCCGGATCAACCCTGAAAATCCCCAGATCCTGGATCGCCATTTAGATTGTGCGGCTGCTGAACTCAGCCTTGATGCCGATGATCCCATGTTAAGACCGCCGGTTGTACAGGAACGGGTACAGGCACTTGGGCGTCAAGGCAGACTGCTCTTAAGCCGGGACGGCAATACCTGGTTCTCCCCCCGCAAACGCCCCCATAGAGAGGTCAGTTTAAGAGGAAGCGGGCACACCATTCCCATATTCAAGGAGGAGACCCGGCAAAGCCTGGGTGAAATCGACCGGCACAGATCCTATTTTGAAACCCATGAAGGTGCGGTTTACCTGCACCGGGGACAAACCTTTGTGGTGACACTTTTTGATCATCTCAAGGGTGTGGTCCGGGCAAAAGAGGAAAAGGTCAGTTATTACACCCGGGCAAGATCTTCGAAAAATACTGAAATTATAAGTGTGGAAAAAACCTGTCAGGTCAAAGGTACCCGGGTGGGTTTCGGCAAATTGAAAATTCGTGAACAGGTCACAGGTTATGAAATGAAATCTGTGTCGGGCCAAAAATCCCTTGGCATTGTGCCCTTGGATCTGCCGGAACTGATCTACGAAACCCAGGGGCTGTGGATTGAGATTCCGGACTGGATCCGGCAGCGGGTTGAAATGAAATTTTTGCACTTCATGGGCGGGATTCATGCTTTAGAGCATGCGGCCATAGGCATGATGCCGCTTCTGGTGATGACCGACAGAAATGATCTGGGCGGGATATCCATGCCCTTTCATCCCCAGCTTGAAACGGCGGTTGTTTTTGTCTACGACGGCGTGCCGGGTGGTTTAGGGCTGACCTTACAGGCCTTTGAGAACGCAGAGATCCTTATGAAGAGAACCTATGAAGCGATCCGGGATTGCACTTGTCAAACCGGGTGCCCGGCCTGTGTACATTCACCCAAATGCGGGTCAGGAAACCGTCCCATCGACAAGGACGCGGCAAAGCAAATTCTTCAGATGCTCCTTGAACAAAAGACGGGGCAGAGGGAATCGGCGTTTGTGCAAGCCTCAGGACCGCCTCTCTTTTCCGATATTGCCGTCTTAAAAAAAGAGATCCATGAAAAAAAAACTGGGGTGATATCTCCCAAAAGATATGCCGTGCTTGATATTGAAACCCGGCGGTCGGCCAAGCAGGTGGGCGGATGGCACAAAGCCGAACGCATGGGGGTCTCCTGTGCTGTGCTTTACGATTCCCTTGAAAATGATTTTCTGGTTTATTACCAGGAGGATATGGAAAAACTTGTGGAACGGCTTAGACAGATGGATCTTGTCATCGGGTTTAACATTATCCGGTTTGATTACAAAGTGCTGTCCGGGTTAAGCCGGTTTGATTTTCACAACCTTCCCACCCTGGATATGCTGACAACAGTCCATGAGCGTTTAGGTTATCGACTCTCACTCGAGCATCTGGCCGGACAGACCCTGGGCCTTGAAAAAAGTGCAGACGGTCTTCTCGCCTTGAAATGGTGGCAGGAAGGTCGTCTGGATCTGATTGTGGACTATTGCACCCAGGATGTGCGTGTCACCCATGAACTATACACATATGGCCGGGATAATGGTTTTTTGCTTTTTAAAAACAAGGCCGGTCACCATGTCCGCATCCCTGTGGACTGGAAGCTGATGTCAGACCTGACGTAA
- a CDS encoding CBS domain-containing protein — translation MKIITTHKSSDFDALASLVAATLIYPDAKPVLPGTVNANLKNFLAIHKDLFNLWEPNEVNLDTVDTLICVDTHSWSRLDQRLSVLSEKSDLEVIVWDHHEEGDIEARELHLAQIGSTATMLVQQIEKERKRITPIQATLFLIGIYEDTGHLTYPSTRPEDAYAAGFLLDRKADLNILGTFLQPAYGKKQKDILFNMIQEGERSEFNGFSLSVSRVELDGRVENLAMVMQMYRELMNVDVAIGIFRDVPKDNCMVIGRSGVDDINIGVLMRSLGGGGHPGAGSALVKGANPDALLETVLELLKGNQYSSVMLSDIMSYPVITVNANTPVGDVAMMLREIGCTGMPVVDDNENLVGVVSRRDFRKVKKSAQMQSPIKAIMSRTIITIDYDKSAFEAARLMIRHDIGRIPVMKEGKIIGIITRSDAMMYFYDLLPD, via the coding sequence ATGAAAATCATCACCACGCATAAGAGCTCTGATTTTGATGCCCTGGCAAGCCTTGTGGCAGCCACCCTCATATATCCAGATGCTAAGCCCGTCCTTCCCGGGACAGTGAATGCCAACCTTAAAAATTTTTTAGCCATTCACAAAGATCTTTTTAATTTGTGGGAACCTAATGAAGTGAATCTGGATACGGTAGATACCCTTATTTGTGTAGACACCCACTCATGGTCCCGTTTGGACCAGCGTTTAAGCGTTTTATCCGAAAAGTCCGACCTTGAGGTCATTGTATGGGACCATCACGAAGAAGGAGATATTGAAGCTCGGGAATTACATCTTGCCCAGATAGGGTCTACAGCTACCATGCTTGTCCAACAGATCGAAAAAGAACGTAAACGGATAACCCCGATCCAGGCCACCTTGTTTTTAATCGGCATTTATGAAGATACAGGTCATCTGACCTACCCGTCGACCCGTCCGGAAGACGCCTATGCTGCAGGATTTTTGCTGGACCGCAAGGCGGATCTCAATATCCTGGGCACCTTTTTGCAACCGGCTTACGGAAAAAAACAAAAAGATATTCTCTTTAACATGATACAGGAGGGGGAACGAAGTGAGTTTAACGGCTTCTCATTGAGTGTATCCCGGGTTGAACTGGACGGCCGGGTGGAAAACCTGGCCATGGTGATGCAGATGTACCGGGAACTGATGAATGTAGACGTGGCCATCGGCATATTCAGGGACGTGCCAAAAGACAATTGCATGGTAATCGGCAGAAGCGGGGTGGATGATATCAATATCGGTGTACTCATGCGCTCCCTGGGAGGTGGAGGCCATCCCGGAGCAGGCTCGGCCCTGGTCAAGGGCGCGAATCCGGATGCATTATTGGAAACCGTTCTCGAATTGCTCAAGGGCAACCAGTATTCCTCAGTCATGCTCTCCGATATCATGTCTTACCCTGTGATAACGGTAAACGCAAACACCCCTGTGGGTGATGTGGCCATGATGCTGCGGGAGATCGGATGTACAGGCATGCCTGTTGTAGACGATAACGAAAATCTTGTGGGCGTTGTTTCAAGACGCGATTTCAGAAAAGTCAAAAAATCAGCCCAGATGCAGTCCCCGATTAAAGCCATTATGAGTCGGACAATTATCACCATTGATTATGATAAAAGCGCCTTTGAAGCGGCCCGCCTCATGATCCGACATGATATCGGAAGAATTCCCGTCATGAAAGAGGGAAAAATTATCGGCATCATCACCCGGTCCGATGCCATGATGTATTTTTATGATTTGCTACCCGATTAG